The Burkholderia sp. NRF60-BP8 genomic sequence GGTCGTCGATTTCTGGCGCGCGGGCGACACGCTCGCGGCCGGCGAGGTACGGCCGCTGCGCTTTGCGCCGGGCGGCCGGCTGTCGGCGAACGTGGATGGCGGTGCGACCGAACCGGCGCGCCGGATGAAGCTCGCGCGCGACGAGGATCGCGTGGTGGTGAGCCGCGCGGTGCTCGACGGCGCGAGCCGCGTGCCGGACGGCTGGGAAATCGTCGACGACAACGCGGCCGTCGTCGCCGCGTGCGCGCACGCGCAGGCCGCGACCGCGGTGCTCGTGTTCCGTTCGCATGCGCAGCTCGAAGCGCTGTGCGCGGACGTGCACGCGCTGCGCCGGCAGTGCGGCGGCGCGCTGAAGATCGCGGTCGTCGAGCGCGGCGAGGTGCTGCGCCAGCAGTTCGAGGTGCTCGTGCTGAGCGTCGGCGCGAACCGGGTCGTCGCGCGCGATCTGCCGGTCTCGCGGATGCAGGCCGCCGTGCACGCGCTGCACGGCCAGCTTTACGCGCGGCCCGTCGCGGCCGACTATCGCGCGACGCTCGCGGCCGCGCTCGGCGATTCCGTGCTCGGCTATCTGCCGGTCGGCGCGTTCTGCCAGCGGGTTCGCGCGGTGCTCGAACGCGGCGCGGTGCTCGCGCTGCCGCATACGCTCGCGAAGCTCACGCTGTTGCCGGACGTGTCGCACGTCGACGCGCTGCGGCACTGCCGGCCGCGCCGCACGGGCGACATCGTGACGGCCGATGCCGGACACCTGTTCGTATTCCTGTTCGCGTGCGAGCCGGTCGACGCCGAGGACGCGCTCGCGCGGATCTTCGACGTGCCGGTCGATACGCTGTCCGACCGCGTCGTGTGCCTCGGGCAGGGCAGCATCGACACCGAGCTCGACGCGCTGACGGCCGAGAACCGGCGCGCGCCGATCGCCGACTACAGCGACCTGTTCGCGGCGACGCAGCCGGCGGGCGGCGCGCACGCCGGTCCCGGCGCGGCGTTGCCCGACGCGAGCGAGGTGAGCGACGCGATCGCGGCGATCGATACCGTCGTCGCGCTCGAGGCGATCGGCGTGCCGCAGGCGTCCGCGCCCGCTGCCGTCGCCCCGTCGGCGCCGGACCCCGTCGTTCCCGCCGCGCGTGCGCGCGGCGCCGTCCGCAGCGCGATGCCGCTGCGCAAGCAGGAGGACGCATGATCGCCGAACTCGTCATCGGCTTCGTCGTCGGTATCGCGATCGCGGTGCCGGTGTGGATCGTCGCGCAGCACCTCGGCATCGGCCGCGGCTTCCACGCGCCGAGGGGCATCGACCGGCGCGACGCGGTGCCGTGCGAACTCGTGCCGGTCGTGCTGCGCGGCCGCCTGCTGCCGGGCGTCGGCGGCGACGAAGGTGACAAGCGCGGCAAACGCGGTGAGCACGACAGCGAGGCGGCACGATGAAGACGATCGCCGTGACTTCGACGACGGGCGGCGCGGGCCGCACGACACTCGCCGCCGCGCTCGCGGTGCTGCTTGCGCGCCGCGGCCGCCCGGTCGTCGCGGTCGAATTCGATGCACAGAACCTGATGGGCGCGACGCTCGGCCTCGACACGCTGGCCGAACGCGGTCTCGCGCACGGCCTGCTGGGCGGCGCCGAACCGTGGCACGCGCATACGTGGCGCAACGCCGACGGCGTGCTGTTCGTGCCGTACGGGCAGGTCGATGCGGCCGGCGCCGCCGCGTGCGATGCGCGGCTCGCGGCCGATCCCGCCTGGCTGTCGCGCGCGCTCGACGAGATCGCGCTGCCGGCCGACGGCGTCGTGCTGGTCGACACCCCCCGCTATCCGTCGCCGCAGGCCGGGCAGGCGATCCGGTGCGCGGACCTGACGCTCGTCGTCGTGCCGCCGGAGCCGGCCGCCTGCGCGACGACGGCCGCGCGGCTCGGCGCGTTGCGGGCCGGCCGCGGCGACCTGCAGATCGTCGTGAACCGGCTGAACCCGGCGCGCGACATGCAGCGCGACGCGCTGGCGATGCTGCGCGCGGTCGCGGGGCCGGCATCGATGCTCGAGCAGCGCATCCACGTCGACGCCGCGGTGCCCGAAGCGCTCGCGCGCGGCAGCTGGATCTTCGACGACGCGCCGTATTCGCAGGCGTCGCACGACCTGAACGGCGTCGCGAACTGGGTCGATGCATGGCTCACGGCGGCCGTCGCGGGCCGTGCCGGAGCGGCGCGATGAAGGCCGCGTTCGCGTCGCGACTGCGCGCGTTCGGCCGCCGGGCGGCCGACTGGTGCGCGCGCGGCATCGGGCTGCCGGCGCAACGCACGCGGGTCGACTGGCTCGTGCGGCTGTTCTTCCACGCGCCGCCGCCCGGCCGGCCCGATCTCGTGCGCCGCTGGGTGCGCGTCGCGTTCCTGCGGCTCGCACAAGACTGGGGCGTGCTGCAACCGCTCAGCGCGCGCGAATGGCTGTGGCGCGCGATCGTGCGCGCACCGCGTGCGGCCGACGGTCGTCCCGCGCACGATCCGCTCGCATGGTTCGATACGCTCGTGGTGCCCGTCTACATGGCCGGGCGCGCGCTCGGCCGGCGCATCGACGCGATGCTCGCGCGTCTGCCGTGGGCGCGCTGGGGCGGTTGGCTCGATGCGCGCGCGAACGGCGTCGGCCGGCGCCGCTGGCTCGCGCCGCTGCTGCTCGTGGCCGGCGCGGTGCTGTGGGCCGCGGCCGGGATGTCGCCGCTGATGCCCGGCGCGCAGTTCGCGTTCTTCGCGATCGTCGCGGTGCTCGCGCTCGCGCTGCGCCGGCTGCCCGGCCACCTGCCGACCCTCGCGCTCGCGTCGCTCGCGCTGCTCGCGGCCGTGCGCTACGTGTGGTGGCGCACGACCCAGACGCTCGACTTCCGCAGCCCGGTCGAAGCCGTCGCCGGTTACCTGCTGTACGGCGCCGAAGCCTATACGTGGATGATCCTGCTGCTCGGCTTCGTGCAGACCGCGTGGCCGCTCGACCGGCCGATCGTGCCGCTGCCCGACGATCCGGACACCTGGCCGACCGTCGACGTCTATATCCCGACCTACAACGAGCCGCTGTCGGTCGTGAAGCCGACGGTGTTCGCCGCGCAGAGCATCGACTGGCCGAGCGCGAAGCTGCGCGTGTACCTGCTCGACGACGGCCGGCGTCCGGAGTTCGCGGCATTCGCGGCCGAGGCCGGCATCGACTATCTGACGCGCGACGACAACCGTCACGCGAAGGCCGGCAACATCAACCGTGCGCTGCCGAAAACGCACGGCGAGTACATCGCGATCTTCGACTGCGATCACGTGCCGACGCGCTCGTTCCTGCAGACGACGATGGGCGTGTTCCTGCGCGACCCGAAGTGCGCGCTCGTGCAGACGCCGCACCATTTCTTCTCGCCCGATCCGTTCGAGCGCAACCTCGGCACGTTCCGCGAGGTGCCGAACGAGGGCAACCTGTTCTACGGCCTCGTGCAGTCGGGCAACGACCTGTGGAACGCGACGTTCTTCTGCGGATCGTGCGCGGTGCTCAAGCGCAGCGCGCTGGAAGAGGTCGGCGGCGTCGCGGTCGAGACCGTGACCGAGGATGCGCATACGGCGCTCAAGCTGCATCGGCGCGGCTATACGTCGGCATACCTGCCGACCGTGCAGGCGGCAGGCCTCGCGACCGAAAGCCTGGCCGGCCACGTGAAGCAGCGCACGCGCTGGGCGCGCGGGATGGCGCAGATCTTCCGCATCGACAACCCGTTCCTCGGGCGCGGGCTCGGCCTGATCCAGCGGATCTGCTACGGCAACGCGATGCTGCATTTCTTCTACGGGATTCCGCGGCTGGTGTTCCTGACGATCCCGCTCGCGTATCTGTTCTTCCACCTGTACTTCATCAACGCGTCGTCGCTCGCGCTCGCGAGCTACGTGATCCCGTATCTCGTGCTCGCGAACATCGCGAATTCGCGGATGCAGGGACGCTATCGGCATTCGTTCTGGGCCGAGGTCTACGAATCGGTGCTCGCGTGGTACATCGCGCTGCCGACCACCGTTGCGTTCTTCAGCCCGAAGCACGGCAAGTTCAACGTGACCGACAAGGGCGGCAAGATCGACGAAGGCTACGTCGACTGGTCGACGTCGAAGCCGTATCTCGTGCTGTTCGCGCTGAACGTGCTCGCGATCGTCGCCGGCCTGTGGCGGCTCGTGGCCGACCAGGGCGACGAGGCGTCGACGATCCTGATCACGCTCGGCTGGACCGTGTACAACCTCGCGATGCTCGGCGCCGCGCTGGCCGTCGCGCGCGAGACGAAGCAGGTACGTGTCACGCACCGGATCGCGATGCGCGTGCCGGCGATGCTGCTGCTCGCCGACGGCTCGACCGCCGCATGCTTCACGAGCGACTACTCGACCGGCGGTCTCGGCCTCGAAGCGGTGCCGGGGCTGCCGCTCGCCGTCGGCGACACGCTGACGGTGTGCGTGACGCGCGGCGACCGCGCGTTTCCGTTCCCGGTGCGCGTGACCCGTGCGACGCCGACCCACGTCGGCGTGAGCTTCGAGGAACTGACGCTCGAGCAGGAGCGCCAGCTCGTGCAATGCACGTTCGGCCGCGCGGATGCGTGGCTCGACTGGCACGAAGGCGCCCGGCCCGACACGCCGCTCGGCGGGCTCAAGGAAGTGCTGCGGATCGGGCTGGACGGTTACGTACGGATGTGGAAGGGCGCGGCGCGCGGCCTGCAGGCCATGCTCGCGCCGAAACTCGATCGCGCGCGCGACTGACGCGGCGCGCATCATGGAGTGGGTTAGATGACGTTCTGGAATCTGTATTTCATCCTGAAGTTCGCGCTGTTCGCGACCGGGCGCCTGCAGCCGTTCTGGCTCGCGAACCTCGCGTTCGCGGTGGCGCTGGCGGCGAGCGCGCCGCTGCGCTCGCGCGCGTGGCGCATCGTCCGGCAGGTCGCGGCGATCGCGATCGCGGTGCCGCTGCTCGCGCGCGAGCTGCATGCGCCGCCGCTCGTCCGTCTCGCGGAGGCCGCGCGCGAGGTCAGCACGTTCCGCGTCGATTACTGGATGGAGTTGTTGCCGCGCCTGTTGCCGCCCGTGCTGGCGCTGACGATCGTCGGCGCGCTGATCGTCTATTTCATCGTCAACCGCTGGCTGCGCGTCGCGACGTTCGTGGTGGTCGCGCTGATCGCGATGCCGCTCTGGCAGGCCGGCAGCGGGTTGATGGCGCGCGTCGCCGCGCCGGCCCAGCCGCAGGCGAGCGCGGCGGGCGCCACCCGCGTCGACCAGCCCGAGGATCACAACGCGGCGCTCGCGACGTTCCGCACGCAGGAGTCGCAGCGGCAGGTCGCGTTCGGCCATCTCGGCAGCGATCCGGCCGCGCAGTTCGACGTGATCGTGCTGCACGTCTGCTCGCTGTCGTGGGACGACCTCGATGCGGCGAAGGTGCGCAACCATCCGATGCTGAGCCACTTCGACTACCTGTTCACGAACTTCAGCACGGCCGCGAGCTACAGCGGCCCGGCGGCGATCCGCGTGCTGCGCGCGAGCTGCGGGCAGGAAGCGCAT encodes the following:
- the bcsE gene encoding cellulose biosynthesis protein BcsE, producing MTTEFDANRLAPGATGLADRLRTLLRVRLAGGRAGALSRLAIDGLPDTWTQLEAGGLYAIYAAGGTPACDALVWESARQARTRDVTIVLARDPARVAAQIASLGFAGGAQPAGWPRNLNVLAMPAAAQPADDGADAGVAGHASRRAAPGAFARLTGGLRAMKRYGLHARSLYFVEGAQRWFSWDDPAALADEAYALADWCRTRRIALVLLLDPEASRAGGVARADDAPLVRDADRTQRGDFHGVCSGVAQLQRTHGELLWVVDFWRAGDTLAAGEVRPLRFAPGGRLSANVDGGATEPARRMKLARDEDRVVVSRAVLDGASRVPDGWEIVDDNAAVVAACAHAQAATAVLVFRSHAQLEALCADVHALRRQCGGALKIAVVERGEVLRQQFEVLVLSVGANRVVARDLPVSRMQAAVHALHGQLYARPVAADYRATLAAALGDSVLGYLPVGAFCQRVRAVLERGAVLALPHTLAKLTLLPDVSHVDALRHCRPRRTGDIVTADAGHLFVFLFACEPVDAEDALARIFDVPVDTLSDRVVCLGQGSIDTELDALTAENRRAPIADYSDLFAATQPAGGAHAGPGAALPDASEVSDAIAAIDTVVALEAIGVPQASAPAAVAPSAPDPVVPAARARGAVRSAMPLRKQEDA
- the bcsQ gene encoding cellulose biosynthesis protein BcsQ; amino-acid sequence: MKTIAVTSTTGGAGRTTLAAALAVLLARRGRPVVAVEFDAQNLMGATLGLDTLAERGLAHGLLGGAEPWHAHTWRNADGVLFVPYGQVDAAGAAACDARLAADPAWLSRALDEIALPADGVVLVDTPRYPSPQAGQAIRCADLTLVVVPPEPAACATTAARLGALRAGRGDLQIVVNRLNPARDMQRDALAMLRAVAGPASMLEQRIHVDAAVPEALARGSWIFDDAPYSQASHDLNGVANWVDAWLTAAVAGRAGAAR
- the bcsA gene encoding UDP-forming cellulose synthase catalytic subunit gives rise to the protein MKAAFASRLRAFGRRAADWCARGIGLPAQRTRVDWLVRLFFHAPPPGRPDLVRRWVRVAFLRLAQDWGVLQPLSAREWLWRAIVRAPRAADGRPAHDPLAWFDTLVVPVYMAGRALGRRIDAMLARLPWARWGGWLDARANGVGRRRWLAPLLLVAGAVLWAAAGMSPLMPGAQFAFFAIVAVLALALRRLPGHLPTLALASLALLAAVRYVWWRTTQTLDFRSPVEAVAGYLLYGAEAYTWMILLLGFVQTAWPLDRPIVPLPDDPDTWPTVDVYIPTYNEPLSVVKPTVFAAQSIDWPSAKLRVYLLDDGRRPEFAAFAAEAGIDYLTRDDNRHAKAGNINRALPKTHGEYIAIFDCDHVPTRSFLQTTMGVFLRDPKCALVQTPHHFFSPDPFERNLGTFREVPNEGNLFYGLVQSGNDLWNATFFCGSCAVLKRSALEEVGGVAVETVTEDAHTALKLHRRGYTSAYLPTVQAAGLATESLAGHVKQRTRWARGMAQIFRIDNPFLGRGLGLIQRICYGNAMLHFFYGIPRLVFLTIPLAYLFFHLYFINASSLALASYVIPYLVLANIANSRMQGRYRHSFWAEVYESVLAWYIALPTTVAFFSPKHGKFNVTDKGGKIDEGYVDWSTSKPYLVLFALNVLAIVAGLWRLVADQGDEASTILITLGWTVYNLAMLGAALAVARETKQVRVTHRIAMRVPAMLLLADGSTAACFTSDYSTGGLGLEAVPGLPLAVGDTLTVCVTRGDRAFPFPVRVTRATPTHVGVSFEELTLEQERQLVQCTFGRADAWLDWHEGARPDTPLGGLKEVLRIGLDGYVRMWKGAARGLQAMLAPKLDRARD